The Williamwhitmania sp. genome window below encodes:
- a CDS encoding efflux RND transporter permease subunit, whose protein sequence is MNISSLSINRPVLASVLSIVIVLFGIIGFGYLGVREYPSVDPPIVTVSTNYTGANSDVIEAQITEPLEASINGIAGIKSITSASSDGRSSITIEFDLGVDMESAANDVRDRVSRAVRNLPPDADPPIVTKADANAETILAITVQSKKRNLLELTDIANNVIKERIQTIPGVSQVNIWGEKRYAMRLYLDPRKLASFNLTPSDIKNALARENVELPTGQIEGYYTELSIRTLGRLETPEQFNNLIIKDVKGIPIRLKDVGEAGYGAENEKTLLRGNGLIPMVGVAINPQPGANYINIADEAYKRIEQLKKELPSDIIITYAYDSTVTIRKAISEVEETILLAFGLVVLVVFFFLRSWRTTLIPMIAIPISLIGSFFVMYVAGFSINILSLLGIVLATGLVVDDAIVVLENIYAKIEGGMDNFKAGHRGSHEIYFAIISTTITLVAVFMPIVFLQGITGRLFREFGLVVASSVLISALVSLTLTPMMSTRLLKRNQKEGRIMASVGRGIDKLSAFYGRSLIAFMHRRWMAYAIMLVALAIIVLIGRMIPSELAPMEDKSRLSIMATAPEGTSYEAMDAYMMKLATYVDTIPEKKAIIEVTSPGWSGGGSNNGFIRLLLTQPNERERTQNQLANQISGFLKKESFARSFVVQDQTISTGRGGGLPVQFVIQAPNFEKLKEVVPVFLAKAQADPHFQVVDVDLKFNKPELVVKINRDKARASGIAVRDIAEALQLYFSGQRYGFFIRNGKQYYVIGQADRIYRDKPSDLSGIYIRSSSGGLVDLGSLVTTNEQSIPPQRYRYNRYVSATFSASTAPGYTLGQGIDAMRAIAKSTLDDTFATTLTGTSQQFEESSNSLAFAFFLALVLVYLILSAQFESFRDPLIIMFTVPLALAGAVLSLWFFGQTLNIFSEIGIVVLVGIVTKNGILIVEFANQKKQEGMNRVDAVEHAARQRLRPILMTSLATIFGALPIALALGAASTSRVPMGITIIGGLLFALVLTLYVIPALYTYLSTTKANVISHEE, encoded by the coding sequence GTGAACATATCATCCCTCAGCATTAACAGGCCCGTTTTGGCCTCAGTGCTATCAATCGTAATTGTTCTCTTTGGGATTATCGGCTTTGGCTACCTTGGGGTGCGCGAGTATCCAAGCGTAGACCCGCCAATAGTAACAGTATCGACCAACTATACGGGAGCCAACTCCGACGTCATTGAGGCCCAGATTACGGAGCCACTCGAAGCCTCCATTAATGGTATTGCCGGCATCAAATCAATAACCTCCGCCAGCTCCGATGGTCGTAGCTCCATCACTATTGAGTTTGACTTAGGAGTGGACATGGAAAGTGCCGCTAACGACGTACGCGACCGTGTTTCAAGAGCCGTTAGAAACTTGCCACCCGATGCCGACCCGCCCATTGTTACAAAGGCCGACGCCAACGCCGAAACCATATTGGCTATTACCGTCCAGAGTAAAAAACGCAACCTCCTTGAGCTCACCGACATTGCCAACAATGTTATAAAGGAGCGAATACAAACTATTCCAGGTGTTAGTCAGGTAAACATTTGGGGAGAAAAGCGCTACGCCATGCGCCTCTACCTCGATCCCAGAAAGCTGGCCTCCTTCAACCTCACCCCGAGCGATATTAAGAATGCTCTTGCACGTGAAAATGTGGAGCTACCTACTGGGCAAATTGAGGGCTACTACACCGAACTCTCCATCAGAACCCTTGGGCGACTAGAAACACCAGAACAGTTCAATAATCTAATCATTAAGGATGTAAAGGGCATACCTATTCGACTTAAAGATGTTGGAGAAGCAGGCTATGGTGCCGAAAATGAGAAAACGCTTTTGCGTGGAAATGGTCTAATACCCATGGTTGGTGTGGCCATAAACCCTCAACCCGGAGCCAACTACATTAATATTGCCGACGAAGCCTACAAGCGCATAGAGCAGCTTAAGAAAGAGTTGCCCTCCGACATCATTATCACCTACGCGTACGACTCCACTGTCACTATCCGCAAAGCCATTTCGGAGGTGGAGGAAACCATACTGCTTGCCTTTGGCCTTGTGGTGTTGGTAGTGTTCTTCTTCCTCAGAAGTTGGAGAACCACCCTCATTCCCATGATAGCCATTCCCATCTCGCTGATTGGCTCCTTCTTTGTAATGTATGTTGCAGGCTTCTCCATCAACATTCTATCGCTGCTGGGAATTGTGCTTGCAACCGGCTTGGTGGTGGACGATGCCATTGTGGTGCTGGAGAATATCTACGCCAAGATTGAGGGTGGCATGGACAACTTCAAGGCCGGCCACCGAGGCAGTCACGAAATTTACTTTGCCATTATCTCTACTACCATTACCCTCGTAGCGGTTTTCATGCCCATAGTTTTCCTGCAAGGAATTACCGGAAGGCTCTTCCGTGAATTTGGACTTGTGGTGGCCAGCTCGGTGCTAATATCTGCATTGGTCTCCCTTACCCTCACCCCCATGATGAGTACCCGGTTGCTGAAGCGGAACCAGAAGGAAGGGCGTATTATGGCATCAGTTGGACGTGGTATCGATAAGCTTTCAGCCTTCTACGGTCGTTCGCTCATAGCCTTTATGCATCGCCGCTGGATGGCCTATGCCATTATGCTGGTTGCCCTAGCAATAATAGTTCTTATTGGACGTATGATACCATCGGAGTTGGCTCCCATGGAGGATAAGAGTCGCCTTTCCATAATGGCTACGGCCCCAGAAGGAACATCGTACGAAGCCATGGATGCCTACATGATGAAGCTAGCAACCTACGTTGATACCATTCCAGAGAAAAAGGCAATTATCGAAGTTACATCTCCCGGCTGGAGCGGTGGCGGTAGCAACAACGGGTTTATTCGGTTGCTGCTCACACAGCCCAATGAGCGTGAACGAACACAAAACCAGCTGGCCAACCAAATATCAGGATTTCTCAAAAAGGAAAGTTTTGCCCGCTCGTTCGTGGTGCAGGACCAAACCATCAGCACCGGACGTGGTGGTGGCCTTCCGGTTCAGTTTGTAATTCAGGCACCCAACTTCGAAAAGTTAAAGGAGGTAGTGCCCGTATTCCTTGCCAAGGCGCAAGCCGACCCCCACTTTCAGGTGGTGGACGTTGACCTTAAGTTTAACAAACCGGAACTAGTTGTAAAAATAAACCGCGATAAGGCTCGAGCATCGGGCATTGCGGTGCGAGATATTGCAGAAGCACTTCAGCTCTACTTCAGCGGACAACGCTACGGCTTCTTTATCCGTAACGGCAAACAGTACTACGTTATTGGTCAGGCCGACCGCATTTACCGCGACAAACCCTCCGACCTCTCGGGAATATACATCCGCAGTAGCAGTGGCGGCTTAGTGGACCTAGGTAGCTTGGTAACCACCAACGAGCAAAGCATTCCGCCGCAGCGCTACCGTTACAACCGATATGTGTCAGCAACCTTTAGCGCCTCAACCGCTCCAGGATACACCCTGGGTCAGGGTATCGATGCCATGCGGGCCATTGCCAAGTCTACGCTCGATGACACCTTTGCCACCACCCTTACCGGAACATCGCAACAGTTTGAGGAGAGTTCCAACAGCTTAGCATTTGCATTCTTCCTAGCGCTAGTGCTGGTTTACCTAATACTATCGGCACAGTTCGAGAGTTTCCGCGACCCACTAATCATTATGTTTACCGTGCCATTGGCATTGGCAGGAGCCGTGCTATCGCTCTGGTTTTTCGGACAAACGCTCAATATATTCAGTGAAATTGGGATTGTGGTGCTGGTAGGTATTGTTACTAAGAATGGAATTCTAATTGTAGAGTTTGCCAACCAAAAGAAGCAGGAGGGAATGAATAGAGTAGATGCCGTAGAGCATGCAGCCCGCCAACGTCTACGCCCCATTCTCATGACCAGCTTAGCAACCATCTTTGGAGCACTTCCTATAGCACTGGCACTCGGTGCCGCCTCCACCAGCCGCGTTCCAATGGGTATAACCATTATTGGAGGATTGCTCTTTGCGCTTGTGCTCACCCTTTACGTTATCCCTGCACTATACACCTATCTTTCCACCACAAAGGCAAATGTTATTAGTCATGAGGAGTAA